In Carassius auratus strain Wakin chromosome 46, ASM336829v1, whole genome shotgun sequence, the following proteins share a genomic window:
- the LOC113063779 gene encoding transcription factor 4-like translates to MHHHHHQRRSALGTDKELSDLLDFSAMRNSDLKMFPTSMMFSPPVSSGKNGPTSLGSGHFSGSSMSNATQPCVFARGRFVQRPAG, encoded by the exons atgcatcatcatcatcaccagagAAGGTCCGCGTTAGGGACGGATAAAGAGCTGAGTGATCTGCTGGATTTCAGCGCG ATGCGAAACAGCGATTTGAAAATGTTCCCCACATCAATG ATGTTTTCTCCTCCTGTCAGCAGCGGGAAGAACGGACCGACGTCTCTGGGAAGCGGACATTTCTCCGGCTCAAGTATGTCGAATGCAACCCAACCTTGTGTTTTTGCCAGGGGTCGTTTTGTGCAACGGCCCGCTGGGTAA